One Xyrauchen texanus isolate HMW12.3.18 chromosome 46, RBS_HiC_50CHRs, whole genome shotgun sequence DNA segment encodes these proteins:
- the lrrc10 gene encoding leucine-rich repeat-containing protein 10 produces the protein MWIWRMGNVVRGAVAFAPSERCQRFLVGDLKEMPLDRTLDLSSRQLRRLPIRASAFSELVKLYLSDNHLNNLPSELRKLQKLQLLALDFNCFEELPLVVCSLLQLNILYLGNNRLYGLPRELCKLTELKTLWLETNSFTKFPRVVCELPNIKTLHLGYNQLRNLPSELSRLEELRSIWLAGNMLNQFPTVLLKMHYLEVIDVDRNRICHFPSLTHLKGLKLVIYDHNPCVNAPLVGEGVRRVGRWADSSDDEEDDNEGKVAKVGMKVQGFLEENE, from the coding sequence ATGTGGATCTGGAGGATGGGAAATGTTGTGCGGGGTGCTGTGGCCTTTGCCCCCTCAGAGCGATGTCAACGATTTTTAGTAGGGGACTTGAAAGAGATGCCCCTTGATCGTACACTTGACCTGAGCAGCCGTCAGTTACGTCGCCTTCCAATCAGAGCTTCTGCCTTCAGTGAGCTAGTCAAACTCTACCTGAGTGACAACCATCTTAACAATTTACCATCAGAGCTGCGAAAACTGCAAAAGCTACAGCTCCTTGCTCTGGACTTCAACTGTTTTGAGGAGCTGCCTCTGGTAGTCTGCAGCCTCTTACAGCTTAACATTCTCTATCTCGGCAATAACCGACTTTATGGGCTTCCCAGGGAGCTATGCAAACTTACTGAGCTTAAAACGTTGTGGCTAGAGACCAATAGCTTCACCAAGTTCCCTCGAGTAGTATGTGAGCTTCCCAATATCAAAACCCTCCATTTGGGCTACAATCAGCTACGTAACTTACCCTCAGAACTTAGTCGACTTGAGGAGCTACGTAGCATCTGGCTAGCGGGGAACATGCTAAATCAGTTCCCAACTGTGCTACTGAAGATGCATTACTTGGAAGTGATTGATGTGGACAGAAATCGTATTTGCCATTTTCCATCGCTTACACATTTAAAAGGGCTGAAGCTTGTAATCTACGACCACAATCCTTGTGTTAATGCACCCCTTGTGGGTGAGGGCGTGCGACGGGTAGGCCGCTGGGCAGATAGCTCTGATGATGAGGAAGATGATAATGAAGGAAAGGTTGCCAAAGTAGGCATGAAGGTGCAGGGATTCCTGGAAGAGAATGAGTGA
- the LOC127638114 gene encoding CCR4-NOT transcription complex subunit 2-like has translation MFSATRKKFVEGVDSDYPDESMYYGQPSMFQHRSEKDMLPSPSPSSSGQLSQLGASLYGPQSTLGFSIRGMNNNNPQLNRNLTQTTQLPSHSTPTTGVPTMSLHTPPSPNRGILPMNSRNLMSSQVGQGMGMSGRTNSMGSSGLGSPNRSSPSIICMPKQQPARQPFTINSMSGFGMGRSQGFGMNSLSNNIFNGTDGSENVTGIDLSEFPALADRSRREGNGNPTPLHNPLAGRAPYVGMVTKPSNEQSQDFSIHNEDFPALPGPNYKDPTLSTDESKSSLNSSGKVSSSADGPKFPGDKTSSAQNNNQQKKGIQVLPDGKVTNIPLGMVTDQFGMIGLLTFIRAAETDPGMVHLALGSDLTTLGLNLNSPENLYPKFASPWASAPCRPQDIDFHVPSEYLTNIHIRDKLAAIKLGRYGEDLLFYLYYMNGGDLLQLLAAVELFNRDWRYHKEERVWITRAPGMEPTLKTNTYERGTYYFFDCHNWRKVAKEFHLEYDKLEERPHVPTTFNYNPAQQAF, from the exons ATGTTCAGTGCAACGAGAAAGAAGTTTGTTGAGGGGGTCGACAGTGACTACCCTGATGAGAGCATGTACTATGGCCAGCCATCGATGTTCCAACATCGATCGGAGAAAGAC ATGCTGCCATCACCCTCGCCGTCATCGTCAGGTCAATTGTCACAGCTTGGTGCGAGTTTGTATGGTCCGCAAA GTACACTAGGTTTCTCAATAAGAGGCATGAACAACAACAACCCTCAACTTAACCGGAATTTAACACAAACCACTCAGCTACCGAGCCATAGCACCCCAACAACAGGCGTCCCAACAATGTCCCTCCATACACCACCTTCGCCGAACAG GGGCATCCTGCCCATGAACTCCAGGAACTTGATGAGCTCGCAGGTAGGGCAGGGCATGGGTATGAGTGGCAGGACCAACAGCATGGGCAGCTCGGGGTTGGGTAGCCCTAACCGAAGCTCCCCCAGCATTATTTGCATGCCCAAGCAACAGCCAGCACGCCAACCATTCACCATTAACAG TATGTCAGGATTTGGAATGGGCCGGAGCCAGGGGTTTGGAATGAACTCCTTATCCAATAACATCTTCAACGGGACAG ATGGGAGTGAAAATGTGACCGGAATAGACCTCTCAGAATTTCCAGCACTTGCAGACAGAAGTCGGAGGGAGGGAAATGGCAACCCAACACCATTGCATAATCCGCTGGCAGGAAGAGCACCCTATG TTGGAATGGTCACAAAGCCATCGAACGAACAGTCGCAGGACTTCTCCATTCACAACGAAGACTTCCCAGCCCTACCCGGACCCAACTACAAGGACCCAACATTGAGCACGGATGAAAGCAAATCA AGCTTGAACTCATCAGGCAAGGTCAGCTCGAGTGCAGACGGACCCAAGTTTCCTGGCGACAAGACATCATCAGCACAGAATAACAACCAGCAAAAGAAAGGGATTCAGGTGTTGCCTGATG GCAAGGTAACAAACATTCCCTTAGGAATGGTGACTGATCAGTTTGGAATGATTGGACTCCTGACATTTATCCGGGCAGCTGAGACAGACCCTGGGATGGTTCACCTGGCTTTAGGAAGTGACCTAACAACGTTAGGGCTCAACCTCAACTCTCCAGA GAATCTGTATCCTAAGTTTGCATCTCCCTGGGCTTCGGCTCCATGTCGACCGCAAGACATTG ACTTCCATGTTCCTTCAGAGTACTTAACCAACATTCACATAAGGGACAAG CTGGCTGCAATAAAACTAGGCCGATATGGAGAAGACCTGTTGTTCTACCTCTACTACATGAATGGAGGAGACCTCTTACAACTCCTCGCTGCTGTGGAGCT CTTCAATCGGGACTGGCGGTACCATAAAGAAGAAAGGGTTTGGATCACAAGAGCACCTGGCATGGAGCCCACGTTAAAGACCAACACTTACGAGAGAGGAACATACTACTTCTTTGATTGTCATAACTGGAGGAAGGTTGCTAAG GAGTTTCATCTGGAATACGACAAGCTAGAGGAGCGGCCTCACGTGCCAACAACCTTTAACTACAATCCAGCCCAGCAGGCCTTCTAA